In a genomic window of uncultured Sphaerochaeta sp.:
- a CDS encoding major capsid protein has product MAFEYMTLAELTKGLGKPDITNVVDEITRTTTMLSDASFTEATGMLEHMGLRKTSLPTNEWVAIDQGGKSSKGHKELFNDNLGMIESWATARQKEGMIAPNPEAAYAEDERDHVTSMALDVESCLIYGGAKPGQFKGIMPRFNKVTEAADLANIRSKPQFITLDNGGETDESMSSILMVIWGAGATNMLYPRYAANKGIQITKGQWQVIEEGGEKFFQRDTQFLMSTGLSLMNRFAALRIANIDTSDAKLGTSMPQLKKNLFKAFTLLPQQFKSRVRIYAPGSVLAGLNDYYAGLVQPVTYQGAIPVNAIGDVRFDRFVLRQCDSMLDAGEDVVDGGVQA; this is encoded by the coding sequence ATGGCTTTTGAATACATGACTCTGGCAGAGCTGACCAAAGGTCTTGGCAAACCAGACATTACGAACGTGGTCGATGAGATCACCCGCACCACCACCATGCTCTCCGATGCTTCGTTCACCGAGGCTACCGGGATGCTGGAACACATGGGCTTGAGAAAGACTTCCTTGCCGACCAACGAATGGGTTGCAATCGACCAGGGTGGTAAGTCCAGCAAGGGCCACAAGGAATTGTTCAATGACAATCTGGGTATGATTGAGTCTTGGGCAACCGCACGTCAGAAAGAAGGCATGATTGCTCCCAATCCCGAAGCTGCTTATGCAGAGGATGAGCGGGACCACGTGACTTCGATGGCTCTGGATGTTGAATCCTGCCTCATCTACGGTGGTGCCAAGCCCGGTCAGTTCAAGGGTATCATGCCCCGGTTCAACAAAGTGACCGAAGCTGCCGACCTTGCCAATATCCGAAGCAAGCCGCAGTTCATCACTCTGGACAACGGCGGTGAGACCGATGAGTCCATGTCTTCGATTCTCATGGTCATCTGGGGTGCAGGTGCTACCAACATGCTCTATCCCCGCTATGCGGCGAACAAGGGTATCCAGATCACCAAGGGCCAGTGGCAGGTCATTGAGGAAGGTGGGGAGAAGTTCTTCCAGAGAGACACCCAGTTCCTTATGAGCACTGGTTTGAGCCTCATGAACCGCTTTGCAGCGCTTCGTATCGCCAACATCGATACCAGTGACGCGAAATTGGGTACTTCGATGCCGCAGCTGAAAAAGAATCTCTTCAAGGCTTTCACCCTGCTTCCTCAGCAGTTCAAGAGCCGTGTGCGCATTTACGCTCCCGGTTCCGTCCTCGCTGGTCTGAACGACTACTACGCTGGTCTGGTTCAGCCTGTCACCTATCAGGGAGCAATTCCTGTGAACGCAATCGGTGACGTTCGGTTTGATCGCTTCGTCCTTCGTCAGTGTGATTCCATGCTGGATGCGGGTGAAGATGTCGTTGATGGTGGAGTACAGGCATAA